One genomic region from Rosa rugosa chromosome 1, drRosRugo1.1, whole genome shotgun sequence encodes:
- the LOC133707892 gene encoding uncharacterized protein LOC133707892, producing MNRCNQAAPVPMGTSSLGTGRSIDLNFGSTGSTGASGSIDINFGPAGGSIDINFGSTSSTDDGRSIDLNFGSTYSTGGQTSLQQRGGDHQEVQTLPLFPVHGEDVFGNLKTTSEEGSAHDYYFGGSGGYNRGSPVSLELSLNPSGAAD from the exons atgaataggtgtaatcaggctgctccagtgcccatgggaactagttctcttggtactggtagatccattgatctcaattttgggtccactggttctactggtgctagtggatccatcgacatcaattttgggccagctggtggatccattgacatcaattttgggtccactagttctactgatgatggtagatccattgatctcaactttggttccacctattctactg gaggacaaacatccctgcaacaacgaggaggagatcaccaggaggttcaaactcttcctctgttccccgtgcacggcgaggacgtctttggtaacctgaagactacttccgaggaaggtagtgcacatgattactatttcggtggctcaggcggttacaaccgtggatctccagtttctcttgagctcagcctcaacccatccggagctgctgactag
- the LOC133726100 gene encoding frataxin, mitochondrial isoform X1, which translates to MASRLLPLRRLSRLLLLKPPSSNFRPSSSLLLEASRSLHLSDTSHGPLHWIASRSFCSSPPLNLNEGPAAIDYSSVLQEDEFHKLADSTIHDLQEKFEEYGDSVQVDGFDIDYGNEVLTLKLGDLGTYVLNKQTPNRQIWLSSPVRMSWSVNMVCHVIASCCSCSGPFRFDWDRDAEAWIYRRTKVKLLTLLESEMEQLCGEPISLS; encoded by the exons ATGGCTTCAAGGTTGCTTCCGCTGAGAAGGCTCTCgaggcttcttcttctcaagcCTCCATCTTCGAATTTCCGACCAAGCTCCTCTCTTCTTCTAGAAGCTTCGAGGTCTCTTCACCTCTCTGATACTAGCCATGGACCTCTCCATTGGATTGCTTCCAGAAGCTTCTGTTCTTCTCCCCCTTTGAATCTCAACGAAGGCCCTGCCGCTATCGATTACAG TTCTGTACTGCAGGAGGATGAATTTCATAAGCTAGCTGATTCTACAATACATGACCTGCAAGAGAAATTCGAG GAATATGGAGATAGTGTTCAAGTTGATGGCTTTGACATAGACTATGGG AATGAGGTATTGACCTTAAAGCTTGGGGATTTGGGCACCTATGTTTTGAACAAACAAACACCAAATAGGCAAATTTGGTTGTCTTCCCCAGTGAG AATGTCATGGAGCGTAAATATGGTCTGCCATGTAATA GCTTCATGTTGTTCATGCAGTGGTCCTTTTAGATTCGATTGGGATCGGGATGCTGAAGCTTGGATTTACAGGAGGACGAAAGTTAAGTTATTGACACTTCTAGAAAGTGAGATGGAGCAATTGTGTGGTGAACCCATCAGCCTTTCATAA
- the LOC133726100 gene encoding frataxin, mitochondrial isoform X2, with protein sequence MASRLLPLRRLSRLLLLKPPSSNFRPSSSLLLEASRSLHLSDTSHGPLHWIASRSFCSSPPLNLNEGPAAIDYSSVLQEDEFHKLADSTIHDLQEKFEEYGDSVQVDGFDIDYGNEVLTLKLGDLGTYVLNKQTPNRQIWLSSPVSGPFRFDWDRDAEAWIYRRTKVKLLTLLESEMEQLCGEPISLS encoded by the exons ATGGCTTCAAGGTTGCTTCCGCTGAGAAGGCTCTCgaggcttcttcttctcaagcCTCCATCTTCGAATTTCCGACCAAGCTCCTCTCTTCTTCTAGAAGCTTCGAGGTCTCTTCACCTCTCTGATACTAGCCATGGACCTCTCCATTGGATTGCTTCCAGAAGCTTCTGTTCTTCTCCCCCTTTGAATCTCAACGAAGGCCCTGCCGCTATCGATTACAG TTCTGTACTGCAGGAGGATGAATTTCATAAGCTAGCTGATTCTACAATACATGACCTGCAAGAGAAATTCGAG GAATATGGAGATAGTGTTCAAGTTGATGGCTTTGACATAGACTATGGG AATGAGGTATTGACCTTAAAGCTTGGGGATTTGGGCACCTATGTTTTGAACAAACAAACACCAAATAGGCAAATTTGGTTGTCTTCCCCAGTGAG TGGTCCTTTTAGATTCGATTGGGATCGGGATGCTGAAGCTTGGATTTACAGGAGGACGAAAGTTAAGTTATTGACACTTCTAGAAAGTGAGATGGAGCAATTGTGTGGTGAACCCATCAGCCTTTCATAA
- the LOC133726100 gene encoding frataxin, mitochondrial isoform X3, which yields MASRLLPLRRLSRLLLLKPPSSNFRPSSSLLLEASRSLHLSDTSHGPLHWIASRSFCSSPPLNLNEGPAAIDYSSVLQEDEFHKLADSTIHDLQEKFEEYGDSVQVDGFDIDYGNEVLTLKLGDLGTYVLNKQTPNRQIWLSSPVRMSWSVNMVCHVITVLTSTCYCLW from the exons ATGGCTTCAAGGTTGCTTCCGCTGAGAAGGCTCTCgaggcttcttcttctcaagcCTCCATCTTCGAATTTCCGACCAAGCTCCTCTCTTCTTCTAGAAGCTTCGAGGTCTCTTCACCTCTCTGATACTAGCCATGGACCTCTCCATTGGATTGCTTCCAGAAGCTTCTGTTCTTCTCCCCCTTTGAATCTCAACGAAGGCCCTGCCGCTATCGATTACAG TTCTGTACTGCAGGAGGATGAATTTCATAAGCTAGCTGATTCTACAATACATGACCTGCAAGAGAAATTCGAG GAATATGGAGATAGTGTTCAAGTTGATGGCTTTGACATAGACTATGGG AATGAGGTATTGACCTTAAAGCTTGGGGATTTGGGCACCTATGTTTTGAACAAACAAACACCAAATAGGCAAATTTGGTTGTCTTCCCCAGTGAG AATGTCATGGAGCGTAAATATGGTCTGCCATGTAATAACTGTCTTGACAAGTACCTGTTACTGTCTTTGGTGA
- the LOC133726104 gene encoding uncharacterized protein LOC133726104, protein MVRFSCFQAHIYSPKPKKSFQPSVEAMQKSLQDSSKNLALNLKDSSGETSLKPSQAEGLSQTSRNLKHVLSLQPVRKSDDNESNFIDESDIKVSQTGRIIKSRSLGSALNLEGRVAVNIHAEDDTDQGYSDGSNENNRSGVSNGSRGVSPPQQCQSSEVVNVESIFSVGEPLHSEKEGQENSDTAVSGECGVDSGVHMPRAQQGLVKSCSLPNISDSTPTIKGHSHMNHLAIHSSRSSQDLHVLGMRRREISVNELGTQVMQEQRRDDIIARPENHSRENSIDDGYDSCNYSGLAKDWIMPESDEANRGKNLQGESSVRRWDELPSRDFKIKRIEEWVSGLQYTSLLEETNESSQSNDQVKRDSSDINSVTAAKTDVKVTPGMEAAKRYISALSAASTTAQLANHGLAVIPFLSAFVSLRVLNLSGNAIVRVTAGALPRGLHMLNLSKNNIANIEGLRELTRLRVLDLSYNRILRIGHGLASCSSLKELYLAGNKISEVEGLHRLLKLAVLDLRFNKISTAKCLGQLAANYNSLQAISLEGNPAQKNVGDDHLKKYLQGLLPHMAYYNRQPIKSSTLKDSADRSVRLGSTHQFDRGLRPDHKATRKSTHGVSAHRASSSSTHGHANQSVLPLKKSRGRHGHLPPSGTKPTASHTRHHYFDIGNKLMNLKQDLSMRRSRSEGTMAAM, encoded by the exons ATGGTTAGGTTTTCGTGTTTCCAAGCTCACATCTATTCCCCAAAGCCTAAG aaaagttttcAACCCTCTGTCGAAGCGATGCAGAAGTCACTACAAGATTCTTCTAAAAATCTAGCTTTGAATTTGAAGGATTCGTCTGGAGAAACAAGCTTAAAACCATCACAGGCAGAAGGATTGTCTCAAACTAGTAGAAATTTAAAGCATGTATTGTCTCTTCAGCCTGTTCGGAAATCAGATGACAATGAAAGCAACTTCATTGATGAAAGTGACATCAAGGTCAGTCAGACAGGGCGCATTATAAAGAGTCGGTCGCTGGGAAGTGCGTTAAACCTGGAGGGGAGGGTAGCTGTTAACATTCATGCTGAGGATGACACAGATCAAGGATATTCTGATGGTTCTAATGAGAACAATAGATCTGGGGTATCAAATGGAAGCAGAGGAGTAAGCCCACCTCAACAGTGTCAGAGCTCTGAAGTTGTCAATGTTGAATCAATTTTTTCAGTTGGAGAACCATTACATTCAGAAAAGGAAGGCCAAGAAAATTCTGATACGGCAGTGTCTGGTGAGTGCGGTGTTGACTCTGGTGTCCATATGCCTCGGGCCCAACAAGGGCTTGTCAAATCATGTTCTTTACCAAACATCAGTGATTCTACTCCAACTATCAAGGGCCACTCTCATATGAATCATTTAGCAATTCACTCATCGAGATCTTCCCAGGACCTACATGTCTTAGGTATGAGGCGAAGAGAGATTTCAGTTAATGAGCTTGGGACACAGgtaatgcaagaacaaagaaggGATGATATCATAGCTAGACCTGAGAACCATAGTCGTGAAAACTCCATTGATGACGGTTATGATTCCTGTAACTACTCTGGTTTAGCAAAGGACTGGATAATGCCAGAATCAGATGAGGCAAACAGAGGGAAAAACCTCCAAGGAGAATCCTCAGTTCGCCGTTGGGATGAATTGCCTAGCAGGGATTTCAAGATTAAGCGTATTGAGGAGTGGGTGAGTGGTCTTCAGTACACCAGTCTGTTGGAAGAAACAAATGAGTCATCCCAATCtaatgaccaggtgaagagagatTCCAGTGACATAAATAGTGTGACTGCTGCTAAGACGGATGTTAAGGTCACTCCTGGCATGGAAGCTGCTAAAAGATATATATCTGCTTTGAGTGCAGCTTCGACCACAGCTCAGTTGGCAAATCATGGATTGGCAGTGATCCCATTCCTTAGTGCATTTGTGAGTCTGAGGGTGCTAAATCTGTCGGGAAATGCCATAG TGAGGGTAACCGCTGGTGCGCTTCCTCGAGGACTGCATATGTTGAATCTGTCAAAAAACAATATTGCCAATATTGAAGGATTGCGTGAACTCACTAGACTTCGCGTACTGGACCTGAGCTACAACAGGATTTTGAGAATTGGGCATG GCCTGGCTTCTTGTTCCTCTCTAAAGGAGTTGTACTTGGCTGGAAACAAAATCAGTGAGGTGGAGGGTCTTCATCGCCTCTTAAAGCTGGCTGTTCTGGATCTGCGATTTAATAAAATCTCAACAGCAAAATGCCTTGGCCAACTTGCAGCTAACTACAACTCCTTGCAAGCCATCAGCTTGGAAGGAAATCCTGCCCAGAAGAATGTTGGAGACGACCACTTGAAGAAATATTTGCAAGGACTTCTTCCCCACATGGCTTACTACAACCGTCAACCAATCAAGTCTAGCACTCTGAAGGATTCTGCAGATAGGTCAGTACGGTTAGGCAGTACCCACCAGTTTGATCGTGGCCTTAGACCTGATCACAAGGCAACCAGAAAAAGTACTCATGGCGTATCTGCTCACAGGGCATCATCTTCATCAACGCACGGTCATGCAAATCAATCAGTACTGCCACTGAAGAAGTCCAGGGGAAGGCACGGACACCTCCCTCCAAGCGGAACTAAGCCAACAGCAAGCCATACTCGACATCACTATTTTGATATTGGCAATAAGCTTATGAACCTCAAACAGGACCTCTCAATGCGCAGGAGTCGGAGTGAGGGAACTATGGCAGCTATGTGA
- the LOC133726105 gene encoding universal stress protein PHOS32-like isoform X2, whose product MNPPAVPSQPSSPLFPLSPSPHRKVAIAVDLSDESAYAVRWAAEQYLRPGDAVVLLHVRPTSVLYGADWGWVPVDYTLPVAGDKKSEDDLDALTTAKTTELARPLVEAGIEFKIHIVKDRDMKERLCLEVERLGLSAVIMGSRGFGAAASKRSLKMARLGSVSDYCVQHCVCPVVVVRCPDDVERRFGGDGGGSEAAEDVLLPVPEEDQEDNEDEIN is encoded by the exons ATGAACCCTCCCGCCGTACCCAGCCAACCCTCCTCCCCTCTCTTCCCGCTCTCGCCCAGTCCCCACCGCAAGGTCGCGATCGCCGTCGATTTAAGCGACGAGAGCGCCTACGCCGTCCGGTGGGCGGCCGAGCAGTACCTCCGACCGGGCGACGCCGTCGTCCTCCTCCACGTGCGCCCCACCAGCGTCCTCTACGGCGCCGACTGGGGCTGGGTCCCCGTCGACTACACCCTCCCTGTCGCCGGCGACAAGAAATCGGAGGACGACCTCGACGCGTTGACCACGGCCAAGACGACGGAGCTGGCGCGGCCGCTCGTGGAGGCCGGAATCGAGTTCAAAATCCACATAGTGAAGGATCGCGACATGAAGGAGAGGCTGTGCTTGGAGGTGGAGAGGCTCGGGCTCAGCGCCGTCATTATGGGCAGCCGAGGGTTCGGCGCCGCCGCCTCCAAGAGGAGCCTCAAGATGGCGAGGCTCGGAAGCGTATCGGATTACTGTGTGCAGCACTGTGTGTGTCCCGTCGTGGTGGTGAGGTGTCCTGATGACGTGGAGCGGAGGTTTGGCGGCGATGGTGGTGGCAGTGAAGCGGCGGAGGACGTTCTGCTTCCGGTGCCGGAGGAGGACCAGGAGGACAATGAGGACG AAATAAACTGA
- the LOC133726105 gene encoding universal stress protein PHOS32-like isoform X1, whose translation MNPPAVPSQPSSPLFPLSPSPHRKVAIAVDLSDESAYAVRWAAEQYLRPGDAVVLLHVRPTSVLYGADWGWVPVDYTLPVAGDKKSEDDLDALTTAKTTELARPLVEAGIEFKIHIVKDRDMKERLCLEVERLGLSAVIMGSRGFGAAASKRSLKMARLGSVSDYCVQHCVCPVVVVRCPDDVERRFGGDGGGSEAAEDVLLPVPEEDQEDNEDGEPREIN comes from the exons ATGAACCCTCCCGCCGTACCCAGCCAACCCTCCTCCCCTCTCTTCCCGCTCTCGCCCAGTCCCCACCGCAAGGTCGCGATCGCCGTCGATTTAAGCGACGAGAGCGCCTACGCCGTCCGGTGGGCGGCCGAGCAGTACCTCCGACCGGGCGACGCCGTCGTCCTCCTCCACGTGCGCCCCACCAGCGTCCTCTACGGCGCCGACTGGGGCTGGGTCCCCGTCGACTACACCCTCCCTGTCGCCGGCGACAAGAAATCGGAGGACGACCTCGACGCGTTGACCACGGCCAAGACGACGGAGCTGGCGCGGCCGCTCGTGGAGGCCGGAATCGAGTTCAAAATCCACATAGTGAAGGATCGCGACATGAAGGAGAGGCTGTGCTTGGAGGTGGAGAGGCTCGGGCTCAGCGCCGTCATTATGGGCAGCCGAGGGTTCGGCGCCGCCGCCTCCAAGAGGAGCCTCAAGATGGCGAGGCTCGGAAGCGTATCGGATTACTGTGTGCAGCACTGTGTGTGTCCCGTCGTGGTGGTGAGGTGTCCTGATGACGTGGAGCGGAGGTTTGGCGGCGATGGTGGTGGCAGTGAAGCGGCGGAGGACGTTCTGCTTCCGGTGCCGGAGGAGGACCAGGAGGACAATGAGGACGGTGAGCCTCGAG AAATAAACTGA